Proteins encoded together in one Coregonus clupeaformis isolate EN_2021a chromosome 30, ASM2061545v1, whole genome shotgun sequence window:
- the LOC121546506 gene encoding transmembrane protein 106C-like: protein MGTHRSRGGSDSSLLLIPEVVTGRQKGDNDDDSLDGLDRQEDIAQFLYVEFTGRDSITCPTCQGTGRIPSEQANELVALVPYNDQRLRPQRTELNVVLSAVLCLLASSLVVFFLFPCSVVVEDDGIRSITVQFDHVNTKVLMNMTSSLNFSNSNFFTVMVDSLRCQVLYMKTVIGTMQLDNVVTMQPLSQRHVNFTISVEISGGASYVYAFCTMASIKVHNIVVFMQTSVKTSYMVRTTQNTLEAYRYIDCGSNSTVHQPHADRGSNSPSPTHYSHHQPQW from the exons ATGGGAACTCATCGGTCCCGAGGCGGCAGCGACAGCAGTCTTCTGCTCATCCCAGAGGTTGTTACAGGGCGGCAGAAGGGGGATAATGACGATGACTCGCTGGATGGATTGGACAGACAGGAGGACATTGCCCAGTTCCTTTATGTAGAGTTTACTGGCAGGGACAGTATTACCTGCCCAACGTGCCAAGGCACTGGCCGCATCCCCTCAG AGCAGGCAAATGAGCTGGTGGCTCTGGTTCCCTACAATGACCAGAGGCTCCGGCCCCAGAGAAC GGAACTGAATGTGGTCCTCTCGGCGGTGCTGTGTCTCCTGGCCTCCTCATTGGTGGTCTTCTTCCTCTTTCCCTGCTCTGTGGTGGTGGAGGACGATGGGATACGCTCCATCACTGTGCAGTTTGACCACGTCAACACTAAGGTCCTCATGAATATGACA AGCTCCTTGAACTTCAGCAACTCCAACTTCTTCACGGTGATGGTGGACAGTCTGCGCTGCCAGGTTCTCTATATGAAAACAGTTATAGGCACCATGCAGCTAGACAATGTAGTCACCATGCAGCCCCTGAGCCAGAGACAT GTGAACTTCACAATTAGCGTTGAGATCAGTGGAGGCGCCTCCTATGTTTA TGCCTTCTGCACCATGGCAAGCATCAAGGTTCACAATATTGTGGTTTTCATGCA GACATCTGTGAAAACCTCCTACATGGTGCGCACGACCCAGAATACCCTGGAAGCCTATCGCTACATTGACTGTGGTTCCAACTCCACGGTTCACCAGCCCCATGCCGACCGTGGCAGTaactctccctcccccacccacTACAGTCACCACCAACCACAGTGGTGA